A single window of Agromyces aureus DNA harbors:
- a CDS encoding response regulator, giving the protein MIRIVIADDHPIVRAGLVALFGQEPDVEVVAEAASGDEAVRAAERENPDVVLMDLQFGANGGTGADATRRIRSLSAPPYVLVLTNYDSDADILGAVEAGASGYLLKDAPPHELLAAVRAAAAGESALAPVIASRLLDRMRAPSVSLSSREIEVLELVAAGRSNTAIAAELFVSETTVKSHLAHVFSKLDVSSRTAAVAEARQRGILR; this is encoded by the coding sequence ATGATCCGCATCGTGATCGCCGACGACCACCCCATCGTGCGAGCCGGGCTCGTCGCGCTCTTCGGCCAGGAGCCCGACGTCGAGGTCGTCGCCGAGGCCGCATCGGGCGATGAGGCCGTGCGCGCCGCGGAGCGCGAGAATCCCGACGTGGTGCTCATGGACCTCCAGTTCGGCGCGAACGGCGGCACCGGGGCCGACGCGACCCGGCGCATCCGGTCGCTCAGCGCCCCGCCGTACGTGCTGGTGCTCACGAACTACGACTCCGACGCCGACATCCTCGGCGCGGTCGAGGCCGGCGCGAGCGGCTACCTGCTGAAGGACGCCCCGCCGCACGAGCTCCTCGCAGCGGTGCGCGCCGCCGCCGCGGGCGAGAGCGCCCTCGCCCCGGTCATCGCCTCACGACTGCTCGACCGCATGCGGGCACCGTCGGTGAGCCTGAGTTCACGCGAGATCGAGGTGCTCGAACTCGTCGCCGCCGGGCGGTCGAACACCGCGATCGCCGCCGAACTGTTCGTCAGCGAGACCACCGTGAAGTCGCACCTGGCGCACGTCTTCTCGAAACTGGACGTGTCGTCGCGAACGGCCGCGGTCGCCGAGGCCCGTCAGCGCGGCATCCTGCGCTGA
- a CDS encoding ABC transporter permease, whose protein sequence is MFVAIRDLRFAKGRFVLIGSVVALITILVGFLSGLTGGLATQNISAVLAIPGDRIVFSAPADGSDAASFSDSAVTAQQAEDWAAVPGVSGVEPIGISQTSAEAGDVRTAIAVFGVQPGFDATAPSADGRVGLSTPAANDLGVETGDEISIAGTAYTVETIGGDAWYSHTPVVELTLADWQSYAAATGNPGADATVLAVSGDPDWDTADAANGTVSKTTLGSLLALSAFKSEIGSLLLMVAMLFGISGLVIGAFFTVWTMQRKGDIAVLKALGASTGSLVRDALGQALVVLALGIGVGLAVVSLFGVLVGGSALPFLLSPITTLLPAVIMIVLGLAGAGFALRSVTSADPLTALGSNR, encoded by the coding sequence ATGTTCGTCGCGATCCGCGACCTGCGCTTCGCCAAGGGCCGATTCGTGCTCATCGGCTCGGTCGTCGCGCTCATCACCATCCTCGTCGGGTTCCTCAGCGGGCTCACCGGCGGTCTCGCCACGCAGAACATCTCGGCCGTGCTCGCCATCCCGGGCGACCGCATCGTGTTCTCGGCGCCCGCCGACGGCTCCGACGCCGCGAGCTTCTCGGACTCCGCCGTCACCGCGCAGCAGGCCGAGGACTGGGCCGCCGTTCCCGGCGTGAGCGGCGTCGAGCCCATCGGCATCAGCCAGACGAGCGCCGAGGCCGGAGACGTGCGCACGGCGATCGCCGTCTTCGGGGTGCAGCCCGGGTTCGACGCCACGGCCCCTTCCGCCGACGGACGCGTCGGGCTCTCGACGCCCGCCGCGAACGACCTCGGCGTCGAGACCGGTGACGAGATCTCCATCGCCGGCACCGCGTACACCGTCGAGACGATCGGGGGCGACGCCTGGTACAGCCACACCCCGGTCGTCGAGTTGACGCTCGCCGACTGGCAGTCCTACGCCGCGGCGACCGGCAATCCGGGGGCGGATGCCACGGTGCTGGCCGTGAGCGGCGACCCCGACTGGGACACCGCCGACGCCGCGAACGGCACCGTCTCGAAGACGACCCTCGGATCCCTGCTCGCGCTCAGCGCCTTCAAGTCGGAGATCGGCTCGCTGCTGCTCATGGTCGCGATGCTGTTCGGCATCTCGGGTCTCGTCATCGGCGCGTTCTTCACCGTCTGGACGATGCAGCGCAAGGGCGACATCGCCGTGCTCAAGGCCCTCGGGGCGAGCACGGGGTCGCTCGTGCGGGATGCCCTGGGGCAGGCGCTCGTCGTGCTCGCGCTCGGCATCGGGGTGGGCCTCGCCGTGGTCTCGCTGTTCGGCGTGCTCGTCGGCGGCAGCGCCCTGCCGTTCCTGCTCAGCCCGATCACCACCCTCCTGCCGGCCGTCATCATGATCGTGCTCGGCCTCGCCGGAGCCGGCTTCGCGCTCCGCTCCGTCACCTCCGCAGACCCACTGACCGCCCTCGGGAGCAACCGATGA
- a CDS encoding carbohydrate ABC transporter permease yields MSHSPTLSDERTRTAPPSRRPTNTTQRRQRRAAYLFLLPFGVVFVTMLVVPLAYAGYLSLFESKLIGGEAFAGLANYGRALTDPKFLEGLGRVGLFFIVQVPIMLGLALFFALALDSARARGSKAIRLLIYMPYAVPAVVATLMWGYLYGPDFGPIAQIARAVGFGTPDFLSADSILGSMMNIVTWEFVGYNMIIMYAALRSIPAELYEAAEIDGAGQFRLAWSVKIPAIRPAIMLTVIFSIIGSFQLFAEPSLLNAIAPDAITTSFTPNYYAYNLAFINQELTYAAAIAFLLGIVIAVVSYVVQLAEQRRERQEMRQS; encoded by the coding sequence ATGTCGCACTCCCCGACGCTCAGCGACGAGCGCACGCGAACCGCGCCGCCGTCCCGGCGCCCCACGAACACCACCCAGCGCCGGCAACGCCGCGCCGCCTACCTCTTCCTCCTGCCGTTCGGCGTCGTGTTCGTCACGATGCTCGTCGTGCCCCTCGCGTACGCCGGCTATCTCAGCCTCTTCGAGAGCAAGCTCATCGGCGGGGAGGCGTTCGCGGGGTTGGCCAACTACGGGCGGGCGCTCACCGATCCCAAGTTCCTCGAGGGCCTCGGCCGGGTCGGCCTGTTCTTCATCGTGCAGGTGCCCATCATGCTCGGGCTCGCCCTGTTCTTCGCCCTCGCACTCGACAGCGCACGCGCGAGGGGGTCGAAGGCGATCCGCCTGCTCATCTACATGCCCTACGCGGTGCCGGCCGTGGTCGCGACGCTCATGTGGGGGTACCTGTACGGGCCCGACTTCGGCCCGATCGCGCAGATCGCCCGTGCCGTCGGCTTCGGCACGCCCGACTTCCTCTCGGCGGACAGCATCCTCGGGTCGATGATGAACATCGTCACGTGGGAGTTCGTGGGCTACAACATGATCATCATGTACGCGGCCCTGCGCTCGATCCCCGCCGAGCTCTACGAGGCCGCCGAGATCGACGGGGCGGGCCAGTTCCGCCTCGCGTGGAGCGTGAAGATCCCGGCGATCCGCCCGGCGATCATGCTCACGGTCATCTTCTCGATCATCGGGTCGTTCCAGTTGTTCGCCGAGCCGAGCCTGCTGAACGCGATCGCGCCCGACGCGATCACGACCTCGTTCACCCCGAACTACTACGCCTACAACCTCGCGTTCATCAACCAGGAGCTCACCTACGCCGCGGCCATCGCGTTCCTCCTCGGGATCGTCATCGCCGTTGTCTCGTACGTCGTGCAGCTGGCGGAGCAACGTCGCGAGCGACAGGAGATGAGGCAGTCATGA
- a CDS encoding beta-galactosidase, giving the protein MTIWYGGDYNPEQWPRPVWDEDVQLMNRAGVSLATVGVFSWARLEPRPGEYDFAWLDEVLDLLHAGGVRVDLATATASPPPWLAARHPETLPVTEDGVRLSVGSRQQYCPSSPEYRERAGELVRRLVERYADHPALELWHINNEYGCHVSRCYCDVSAEAFREWLRERYGTVDELNRAWGTAFWSQHYDAFDEVQPPRAAPTFRNPTHLLDFERFSSDELLACFRAEKAIIRAGSSVPVTTNFMGFFKPVDYWSWAAEVDVVSDDTYPDPADPGSPAYAAMVRDLMRSLGGGAPWLLMEQSPSAVNWRAQNAAKAPGQMRAWSYQSVARGADGILFFQWRQSAAGSEKFHSGLVPHSGTDTRVWREVEQLGGELAMLSARSGDEAIAGTRVASRVAIALDWHSWWAIEQPASPTEVSYLRALGAWHAALTSLGLVVDFVRAEGDLSGYDLVVAPAHLVATDAQVSNLAAFAETGTLIVGFGTAVLDEHLHVRLGGYLGEPLRRALGVWIEEFAPPAAPDLANAGGKAAPPLALAGDVVGGSAFGTAWGEYVRVEDAETLATFDDGALRGWPAVTRRRTGTGSGSGSGSGSAWYVATLPDPESLRLIAESAAREAGIELPPAATRGGQVEAVRRGSALFVINHGPDEAELLVDGTDLLSGAQAQGLRLASQGVAIVVAEANPE; this is encoded by the coding sequence ATGACGATCTGGTACGGCGGGGACTACAACCCCGAACAATGGCCGCGTCCCGTCTGGGACGAGGACGTGCAGCTCATGAACCGGGCGGGCGTCTCGCTCGCGACGGTCGGCGTGTTCTCGTGGGCGCGGCTCGAACCGCGCCCGGGGGAGTACGACTTCGCATGGCTCGACGAGGTGCTCGACCTGCTGCACGCGGGCGGGGTGCGGGTCGACCTCGCGACCGCGACGGCGTCGCCGCCGCCATGGCTGGCCGCGCGGCATCCGGAGACCCTGCCCGTGACCGAAGACGGCGTGAGGCTCTCGGTCGGCAGTCGGCAGCAGTACTGCCCGAGCTCGCCCGAGTACCGCGAGCGGGCGGGCGAGCTCGTGCGCCGCCTGGTCGAGCGGTACGCCGACCACCCGGCGCTCGAGCTGTGGCACATCAACAACGAGTACGGATGCCACGTCAGCCGGTGCTACTGCGACGTGTCGGCCGAGGCCTTCCGCGAGTGGTTGCGCGAGCGGTACGGCACGGTCGACGAGCTGAACCGTGCGTGGGGCACGGCGTTCTGGTCGCAGCACTACGACGCGTTCGACGAGGTGCAGCCGCCGCGGGCGGCGCCGACGTTCCGGAACCCCACGCACCTGCTCGACTTCGAACGGTTCTCGAGCGACGAGCTGCTCGCCTGCTTCCGGGCCGAGAAGGCGATCATCCGCGCGGGGTCGTCGGTGCCCGTCACGACGAACTTCATGGGGTTCTTCAAGCCCGTCGACTACTGGTCGTGGGCGGCCGAGGTCGACGTCGTGAGCGACGACACCTACCCCGATCCGGCGGATCCCGGCTCGCCCGCCTACGCCGCGATGGTGCGCGACCTCATGCGCTCACTCGGCGGCGGGGCGCCCTGGCTGCTCATGGAGCAGTCGCCCAGCGCGGTGAACTGGCGGGCGCAGAACGCCGCGAAGGCGCCGGGCCAGATGCGGGCGTGGTCGTACCAATCGGTGGCGCGCGGGGCCGACGGCATCCTGTTCTTCCAGTGGCGGCAGTCGGCCGCGGGGTCGGAGAAGTTCCACTCCGGTCTCGTGCCGCACTCGGGCACCGACACGCGCGTCTGGCGCGAGGTCGAGCAGCTCGGCGGCGAACTCGCGATGCTCTCCGCTCGGAGCGGCGACGAGGCGATCGCGGGCACCAGGGTCGCGTCGCGCGTGGCCATCGCGCTCGACTGGCACAGCTGGTGGGCGATCGAGCAGCCGGCATCGCCGACCGAGGTCTCGTACCTGCGCGCGCTCGGCGCCTGGCACGCCGCGCTCACCTCGCTCGGTCTCGTCGTGGACTTCGTGCGCGCCGAGGGCGACCTGTCGGGCTACGACCTCGTCGTGGCTCCGGCTCACCTCGTCGCCACCGACGCCCAGGTGTCGAACCTCGCGGCCTTCGCCGAGACCGGCACGCTCATCGTCGGATTCGGCACCGCGGTGCTCGACGAGCACCTGCACGTGCGGCTCGGCGGCTACCTCGGCGAGCCGTTGCGCCGTGCCCTCGGGGTGTGGATCGAGGAGTTCGCGCCACCGGCGGCGCCCGACCTGGCGAATGCGGGCGGCAAGGCGGCCCCGCCGCTCGCGCTCGCGGGCGACGTCGTCGGCGGGTCCGCGTTCGGCACGGCGTGGGGCGAGTACGTGCGCGTCGAGGATGCCGAGACGCTCGCGACCTTCGACGACGGCGCCTTGCGCGGGTGGCCGGCGGTCACCCGGAGGCGCACCGGCACCGGCAGCGGCAGTGGCAGCGGCAGCGGCAGCGCTTGGTACGTCGCGACCCTGCCCGACCCCGAGTCGCTGCGCCTGATCGCCGAGTCGGCGGCCCGCGAGGCCGGCATCGAGCTGCCGCCGGCGGCGACCCGCGGCGGCCAGGTCGAGGCCGTGCGACGCGGATCGGCGCTGTTCGTCATCAACCACGGGCCCGACGAGGCCGAACTGCTCGTCGACGGCACCGACCTGCTCTCGGGGGCGCAGGCGCAGGGTCTGCGTCTCGCGTCGCAGGGCGTCGCGATCGTCGTGGCCGAGGCGAACCCCGAGTAG
- a CDS encoding ABC transporter substrate-binding protein, with amino-acid sequence MIKKTRRTALALVGGAVSIGLLLTGCTPSSGGGGSTENVSQDDIDKAMTTPTKLTFWTWVPDIENEVKLFEEKYPAIDVTVENVGQGLPHYQKLRSAIEAGEGAPDVAQLEYQYIPSFVLNESLLDLTPYGADDLSGDYVDWAWKQVSPADEVWAIPQDVGPMGNLYREDILTAAGITEPPATWDDYAVAAKAVKEKTGSYISNLGATQAGQMIGFFWQAGVKPFGYDGKETVKIDVNSDDAKKVASYWTDLVQQDLISTDVDFQDQWYQGLASGKYAGWLTAAWGPIFLQGTAESTSGLWRAAPLPQWSDGEEVSGNWGGSSDAVLASSKNPIAAYELAKFINNDEPSAMKLATEQFLFPPQVSVLEDPAFVDQESEFYGGQKVNSLFADISKTVDTDFEWLPFMDYVYSTYEETMGTVIADKGDIAAALDEWQDQLVKYAEDQGFTVE; translated from the coding sequence ATGATCAAGAAGACACGGAGAACAGCACTGGCGCTGGTTGGCGGCGCCGTGTCCATCGGACTGCTCCTGACCGGCTGCACGCCGAGCTCGGGCGGCGGCGGATCGACCGAGAACGTCAGCCAAGACGACATCGACAAGGCGATGACCACGCCGACGAAGCTCACCTTCTGGACCTGGGTGCCCGACATCGAGAACGAGGTGAAGCTGTTCGAGGAGAAGTACCCCGCGATCGACGTCACCGTCGAGAACGTCGGCCAGGGCCTCCCGCACTACCAGAAGCTCCGCAGCGCCATCGAGGCCGGCGAAGGGGCACCGGATGTCGCACAGCTCGAGTACCAGTACATCCCCTCGTTCGTGCTCAACGAGTCCCTGCTCGACCTGACGCCCTACGGGGCCGACGACCTCTCGGGCGACTACGTCGACTGGGCGTGGAAGCAGGTGTCTCCCGCCGACGAGGTCTGGGCGATCCCGCAGGACGTCGGCCCCATGGGCAACCTCTACCGCGAGGACATCCTCACCGCGGCGGGCATCACCGAGCCGCCCGCGACGTGGGACGACTACGCGGTCGCGGCGAAGGCCGTGAAGGAGAAGACCGGCTCGTACATCTCCAACCTCGGCGCGACCCAGGCCGGCCAGATGATCGGCTTCTTCTGGCAGGCCGGCGTCAAGCCGTTCGGCTACGACGGCAAGGAGACCGTCAAGATCGACGTCAACAGCGACGACGCGAAGAAGGTCGCCAGCTACTGGACCGACCTCGTGCAGCAGGACCTGATCTCGACCGACGTCGACTTCCAGGACCAGTGGTACCAGGGCCTGGCCAGCGGCAAGTACGCCGGATGGCTGACCGCCGCGTGGGGCCCGATCTTCCTGCAGGGCACGGCAGAGAGCACCTCCGGACTCTGGCGTGCGGCCCCGCTGCCGCAGTGGAGCGACGGCGAGGAGGTCTCGGGCAACTGGGGCGGCTCCTCCGACGCGGTGCTCGCGTCGAGCAAGAACCCGATCGCGGCCTACGAGCTCGCGAAGTTCATCAACAACGACGAGCCTTCGGCCATGAAGCTCGCGACGGAGCAGTTCCTGTTCCCGCCGCAGGTCTCGGTGCTCGAGGACCCCGCGTTCGTCGACCAGGAGTCGGAGTTCTACGGAGGCCAGAAGGTGAACAGCCTGTTCGCCGACATCTCCAAGACGGTCGACACGGACTTCGAATGGCTGCCGTTCATGGACTACGTGTACTCGACGTACGAGGAGACCATGGGCACCGTGATCGCCGACAAGGGCGACATCGCGGCGGCGCTCGACGAGTGGCAGGACCAGCTCGTGAAGTACGCCGAGGACCAGGGCTTCACGGTCGAGTAG
- a CDS encoding carbohydrate ABC transporter permease, which yields MSALDTRAMVTGDSIAGPRRGRRRFAPDRRRSMPLTVLLWLCVAYFVLPLWWLFVSSTKDNSALFSTFGLWFGGDFSLWENLQTLFTVRDGIFVRWMGNTLFYSLTAAIGATLLATMAGYAFAKYEFPGKKAMFSATLGAVMIPLTALALPTYLLFSQAGLTDTPWAVIIPSLVSPFGVYLMRVYAADAIDDSLLEAARVDGAGEFRIFWQVGLRLLGPGLVTVFLFSLVATWNNYFLPLIMLNSSDLYPLTVGLAQIQSAASAGGGSQALFSTVITGSFVSILPLVIAFLFLQRYWQSGLASGGVKG from the coding sequence ATGAGCGCCCTCGACACACGTGCCATGGTCACGGGCGACTCGATCGCCGGCCCCCGACGCGGACGACGCCGGTTCGCCCCGGACCGCAGACGCAGCATGCCGCTCACGGTGCTGCTGTGGCTCTGCGTCGCATACTTCGTGCTGCCGTTGTGGTGGCTGTTCGTCTCGTCGACGAAGGACAACTCGGCGCTGTTCTCGACGTTCGGCCTCTGGTTCGGCGGCGACTTCTCGCTCTGGGAGAACCTGCAGACGCTCTTCACGGTGCGCGACGGGATCTTCGTGCGGTGGATGGGCAACACGCTCTTCTACTCGCTCACCGCGGCGATCGGCGCCACCCTGCTCGCGACGATGGCGGGCTACGCGTTCGCGAAGTACGAGTTCCCGGGCAAGAAGGCGATGTTCAGCGCGACGCTCGGCGCGGTCATGATCCCGCTCACCGCCCTCGCCCTGCCGACCTACCTGCTGTTCTCGCAGGCGGGGCTGACCGACACCCCGTGGGCGGTCATCATCCCGTCGCTCGTGAGCCCGTTCGGCGTCTACCTGATGCGGGTCTACGCGGCGGATGCCATCGACGACAGCCTGCTCGAGGCGGCCCGAGTCGACGGTGCCGGCGAGTTCCGGATCTTCTGGCAGGTGGGCCTTCGCCTGCTCGGGCCGGGACTGGTCACGGTGTTCCTGTTCTCGCTCGTGGCCACCTGGAACAACTACTTCCTGCCGCTGATCATGCTGAACAGCTCTGACCTGTATCCGCTCACGGTCGGGCTCGCGCAGATCCAGTCCGCGGCGAGCGCGGGCGGCGGATCCCAGGCGCTGTTCTCGACGGTCATCACGGGCTCGTTCGTCTCGATCCTGCCGCTCGTGATCGCCTTCCTGTTCCTGCAGCGCTACTGGCAGTCCGGCCTGGCCAGCGGAGGGGTGAAGGGCTGA
- a CDS encoding low temperature requirement protein A: MGDSGDRRGTTASIGFRRDLLRPADSERADRVTYVELFFDLVFVFGLTQLGTYLYANQTPLGAFEGALAVTALWWAWISATWLTNWLDPMKLPVRGAVIALAFVALVLSVSIAEAFGDRAWAFAIAYVVLQLGRAIFIVLAAARHDAALARDFSCVLVWTVAGSVFWLVGALLPLSAQLPFWAAALGIELVGSVLGYPVPRLGRVEVGAWDVSGRHIAERSALFVLIALGEGLLVTGFQVVDSEASVEVAIALVTAFVAAAACWWIYFDHGERVGPEAVAAHEAPARLARTAYSWVHLIIVAGIVLLGVGDKEVLAHPHERSVAAAVTVIGGPLLFLGGTLLFRRVVEGRWMRSQLAGLALLGALAAASPLLDPLPMSVLAALVLVAAAAGETVERLRTGRRAGG; this comes from the coding sequence ATGGGCGATTCGGGCGATCGACGGGGCACCACCGCGAGCATCGGCTTCCGCCGCGATCTGCTGAGGCCCGCGGACTCGGAGCGGGCCGACCGGGTCACGTACGTCGAGCTGTTCTTCGACCTGGTGTTCGTGTTCGGGCTCACGCAGCTCGGCACCTACCTGTACGCGAACCAGACGCCGCTCGGAGCCTTCGAGGGGGCGCTCGCCGTCACCGCGCTGTGGTGGGCCTGGATCTCGGCGACCTGGCTCACGAACTGGCTCGACCCGATGAAGCTGCCGGTGCGCGGCGCGGTCATCGCGCTCGCCTTCGTCGCCCTCGTGCTGAGCGTGTCGATCGCGGAGGCGTTCGGCGATCGGGCGTGGGCGTTCGCCATCGCGTACGTCGTGCTCCAGCTCGGTCGCGCGATCTTCATCGTGCTGGCCGCCGCACGGCACGACGCGGCGCTCGCCAGGGACTTCTCGTGCGTGCTCGTGTGGACCGTCGCGGGCTCGGTGTTCTGGCTGGTGGGCGCCCTGCTGCCCCTGTCCGCGCAGCTGCCGTTCTGGGCGGCCGCCCTCGGCATCGAGCTGGTCGGCAGCGTGCTCGGGTATCCGGTGCCGCGGCTCGGCCGGGTCGAGGTCGGGGCGTGGGATGTCTCGGGCCGGCACATCGCCGAGCGCTCGGCGCTCTTCGTGCTCATCGCGCTCGGCGAGGGACTGCTCGTCACGGGCTTCCAGGTGGTGGACTCGGAGGCCTCGGTCGAGGTGGCGATCGCGTTGGTGACGGCGTTCGTCGCGGCTGCGGCGTGCTGGTGGATCTACTTCGACCACGGCGAACGCGTCGGACCGGAGGCGGTCGCCGCGCACGAGGCGCCGGCGCGGCTGGCCCGCACGGCGTACTCGTGGGTGCACCTGATCATCGTCGCGGGCATCGTGCTGCTCGGGGTCGGCGACAAGGAGGTGCTGGCGCACCCGCACGAGCGGAGCGTGGCCGCGGCCGTGACGGTGATCGGCGGCCCGCTGCTGTTCCTCGGCGGCACGCTGCTGTTCCGTCGCGTGGTCGAGGGACGCTGGATGCGCTCGCAACTGGCCGGGCTCGCGCTGCTCGGTGCGTTGGCGGCAGCGAGCCCGCTGCTGGATCCGCTGCCCATGAGCGTGCTGGCGGCGCTCGTGCTCGTCGCCGCGGCGGCCGGCGAGACCGTCGAGCGCCTGCGCACCGGGCGGCGCGCAGGCGGCTGA
- a CDS encoding PspA/IM30 family protein, giving the protein MSSSSSNGARVRTIFRSKTTKALDRIEDPRDTLDDSYDQQVKLLQQVRVAVADVATAKKRIELQGEEMGARYQRLGSQAAEALAQGREDLARAALERRAMLESQVAALQQQFTSLDRQTAQLQERERRLTDQVAAFRIEKETIKATYTASAAQVKANEAVSGISNSITDVGSSLDRARDRVAQMQARAAATDELLASGALTDLTAAPDADIERQLAVISAQAEIERQLQALKGGATPGASAQPGSGSWTSIGRAGPAGQG; this is encoded by the coding sequence ATGAGCAGCAGCAGCAGCAACGGCGCGCGAGTGCGCACGATCTTCCGCAGCAAGACGACCAAGGCGCTCGACCGCATCGAGGACCCGCGCGACACCCTCGACGACAGCTACGACCAGCAGGTCAAGCTCCTGCAGCAGGTGCGCGTCGCCGTCGCCGATGTCGCGACCGCCAAGAAGCGCATCGAGCTGCAGGGCGAAGAGATGGGTGCGCGCTACCAGCGACTCGGATCCCAGGCCGCCGAGGCCCTCGCGCAGGGCCGCGAAGACCTCGCCAGGGCGGCGCTCGAACGCCGCGCGATGCTCGAGAGCCAGGTCGCGGCGCTGCAGCAGCAGTTCACCTCGCTCGACCGCCAGACCGCGCAGCTGCAGGAGCGCGAGCGCCGGCTCACCGACCAGGTCGCCGCGTTCCGCATCGAGAAGGAGACCATCAAGGCCACCTACACGGCCTCCGCGGCGCAGGTGAAGGCCAACGAGGCGGTCTCGGGCATCAGCAACAGCATCACGGATGTCGGGTCGAGCCTCGATCGCGCACGCGACCGCGTCGCGCAGATGCAGGCCCGCGCGGCCGCGACCGACGAACTGCTCGCGAGCGGCGCCCTGACCGACCTCACGGCCGCGCCCGACGCCGACATCGAGCGTCAGTTGGCCGTCATCTCGGCGCAGGCCGAGATCGAGCGTCAACTGCAGGCGTTGAAGGGCGGCGCCACGCCGGGCGCATCCGCCCAGCCCGGCTCGGGCAGCTGGACCAGCATCGGGCGGGCGGGGCCGGCCGGTCAGGGCTGA
- a CDS encoding sensor histidine kinase translates to MAHTALTPVFVGLRTGLHVLFAALTVLVMVRAILAPTESSGLVLAISAVLLLTYGLGGVVAQPRDRAHEGASPGTRAGSHRRIAPLIWLAALSLEWVVLVWLIPEAAYLVFPMFFLFLHLLGRWWGSAAILGSTIIAICALGLHGGWTIGGVIGPLVGAGVALLIGLGYQALAREAAQREALMDELLATRTQLATTEHESGVLAERARLAREIHDTVAQGLSSIQILLHAAERADGERPGIEHIRLARETAAANLADARRFIRELTPPDLDDHGFGGTLRRLAETQWATDGLEVRVRVSDQVALPMQLQTALLRIAQGAIANVIQHAHASVATITLAVENDEVLFTVVDDGDGFDPRQSTDADGRSDSFGLRATRERVEQLGGVLAIDSAPGLGTTLAVTIALEGVA, encoded by the coding sequence ATGGCCCACACCGCGTTGACCCCGGTCTTCGTAGGTCTGCGAACCGGGCTGCACGTGCTGTTCGCGGCCCTCACCGTGCTCGTGATGGTGCGCGCGATCCTCGCCCCGACCGAATCCAGCGGCCTGGTCCTCGCGATCTCGGCGGTGCTGCTGCTCACCTACGGTCTGGGCGGCGTGGTCGCTCAGCCGCGCGACCGCGCGCACGAGGGGGCCTCACCGGGCACACGCGCGGGCTCGCACCGGCGGATCGCCCCGTTGATCTGGCTCGCGGCGCTCAGCCTCGAGTGGGTCGTGCTGGTGTGGCTCATCCCCGAGGCCGCCTACCTCGTGTTCCCGATGTTCTTCCTCTTCCTGCACCTGCTCGGCCGCTGGTGGGGGTCTGCCGCGATCCTCGGTTCGACGATCATCGCGATCTGCGCACTGGGCCTGCACGGCGGGTGGACGATCGGCGGCGTCATCGGCCCGCTCGTCGGCGCCGGGGTCGCGCTCCTCATCGGGCTCGGATACCAGGCGCTCGCCCGCGAAGCCGCACAACGCGAGGCCCTCATGGACGAACTGCTCGCGACACGCACCCAACTCGCGACGACGGAGCACGAGTCGGGGGTGCTCGCCGAGCGCGCACGGCTGGCCCGCGAGATCCACGACACGGTGGCGCAGGGGCTCTCGAGCATCCAGATCCTCCTGCACGCGGCCGAACGCGCCGACGGCGAGCGGCCCGGCATCGAGCACATCCGGCTGGCCCGCGAGACCGCCGCCGCGAACCTCGCCGACGCGCGTCGCTTCATCCGAGAGCTCACCCCGCCCGACCTCGACGACCACGGGTTCGGCGGAACGCTGCGCCGTCTCGCCGAGACGCAGTGGGCGACCGACGGGCTCGAGGTGCGCGTGCGCGTCTCCGACCAGGTGGCGTTGCCGATGCAGTTGCAGACCGCACTGCTCCGCATCGCGCAGGGGGCGATCGCGAACGTCATCCAGCACGCGCACGCATCGGTCGCGACGATCACGCTGGCCGTCGAGAACGACGAGGTGCTCTTCACCGTGGTCGACGACGGCGACGGGTTCGATCCGCGGCAGAGCACGGACGCCGACGGCCGATCGGACTCGTTCGGCCTGCGGGCCACACGAGAGCGCGTGGAGCAACTCGGCGGGGTGCTCGCGATCGACTCCGCACCGGGTCTGGGCACGACGCTGGCCGTGACCATCGCCCTCGAGGGAGTCGCATGA